From Streptomyces sp. NBC_00775, one genomic window encodes:
- a CDS encoding phytoene desaturase family protein → MLDVVVVGAGPNGLTAAVELARRGFSVAVFEARDTVGGGARTEELTLPGFRHDPCSAAHPLGVNSPAFKAMPLERYGLQWLHAELPMAHPFPDGTAAVLSRSVAETAASFGPRDAGAYRRLVAPFLPKWDTLAHDFMSLPLTALPRDPVTLARFGLVGLPPSTWLTRRFRDERAKALFAGLVAHVIAPLDGIATGAVGLVFALAAHAGGWPVARGGSQSISDALTAYLKDLGGTVHTDYEVKRLDDLPPARAYVFDTSPTALARIAGFGRYYERYRYGASVFKIDYALDGPVPWTAKEARTAGTVQVGASSAEISTALRAASREGRAPDAPFLITVQPSVVDPSRAPDGKQVFWVYGHVPNGWTGDLTDAIERQLERFAPGFRDRVLARATAGPPQLAARNANYVGGDIACGAASGLQLLLRPKLSLSPYSTPHPAVFLCSSATPPGPGVHGMSGHNAAKAVWRRLRQP, encoded by the coding sequence ATGCTCGATGTGGTCGTGGTGGGTGCGGGGCCCAACGGACTGACCGCTGCCGTGGAGCTGGCCCGCCGGGGCTTCTCCGTGGCCGTGTTCGAGGCGCGGGACACCGTGGGCGGGGGAGCGCGCACCGAAGAGCTCACACTGCCCGGTTTCCGGCACGACCCGTGCTCGGCGGCGCATCCGCTGGGCGTGAATTCGCCCGCGTTCAAGGCGATGCCCCTGGAGCGGTACGGCCTTCAGTGGCTGCACGCCGAGCTGCCCATGGCGCACCCGTTCCCCGACGGCACGGCGGCGGTGCTCTCGCGGTCGGTGGCGGAGACGGCGGCCTCGTTCGGCCCACGCGACGCCGGTGCGTACCGTCGACTGGTCGCGCCCTTCCTGCCCAAGTGGGACACGCTGGCCCACGATTTCATGTCGCTGCCGCTGACGGCGCTGCCCCGCGACCCGGTCACCCTCGCCCGCTTCGGCCTCGTCGGACTGCCGCCGTCGACGTGGCTGACGCGCCGCTTCCGCGACGAGCGCGCCAAGGCCCTGTTCGCCGGGCTCGTGGCGCACGTCATCGCCCCGCTCGACGGCATCGCCACCGGCGCCGTCGGCCTGGTCTTCGCCCTGGCCGCGCACGCCGGCGGTTGGCCGGTCGCGCGCGGCGGCTCCCAGTCCATCTCCGACGCGCTCACCGCGTACCTCAAGGATCTCGGCGGCACCGTCCACACCGACTACGAGGTCAAGCGCCTGGACGACCTGCCGCCCGCGCGCGCGTACGTCTTCGACACCTCACCCACCGCACTGGCCCGGATCGCGGGCTTCGGCCGGTACTACGAGCGCTACCGCTACGGGGCGAGCGTCTTCAAGATCGACTACGCGCTGGACGGCCCCGTGCCCTGGACCGCCAAGGAGGCCCGCACCGCCGGGACCGTGCAGGTCGGTGCCAGCAGCGCGGAGATCAGCACCGCGCTGCGGGCGGCCTCCCGCGAGGGCCGGGCGCCCGACGCGCCCTTCCTGATCACCGTGCAGCCCAGCGTCGTGGACCCCTCCCGGGCACCCGACGGCAAGCAGGTCTTCTGGGTGTACGGGCATGTTCCGAACGGCTGGACCGGGGATCTCACGGACGCCATCGAGCGGCAGCTGGAGCGCTTCGCGCCGGGCTTCCGCGACCGCGTACTGGCCCGCGCGACCGCCGGGCCGCCCCAGCTCGCCGCCCGCAACGCCAACTATGTGGGCGGTGACATCGCCTGCGGCGCCGCCTCCGGGCTTCAGCTCCTGCTGCGCCCCAAGCTGTCCCTGTCCCCGTACAGCACCCCGCACCCGGCCGTCTTCCTCTGCTCCTCGGCCACCCCGCCGGGGCCCGGCGTGCACGGCATGTCGGGGCACAACGCGGCGAAGGCCGTCTGGAGGAGGCTGAGGCAGCCATGA
- a CDS encoding inositol monophosphatase family protein: protein MIEDIETIDEFLAQRTSDVEEAVRKAAAAEIMPRFRQLAAHEIDQKSGPHDLVTDADRKAEEYLTGALNALLPGSVVVGEEAVHADPATYDAIRGAAPVWIVDPVDGTRQFVHGDPGFCTLVALAVDGVVRASWTFAPARDEFATAIRGRGAVLDGVPLRSGSPEPGRDLDIATSHPDYTTDEQKRALLGLRVEGVAPRACGSAGLEYLAIARGELDGVAFSWEAAWDHAAGLLLVEEAGGAHLTLTGEPFRITGGNALPFTAARDEATARRVVALLAAGA, encoded by the coding sequence ATGATCGAAGACATCGAAACCATCGACGAGTTTCTCGCCCAGCGCACGTCCGACGTCGAAGAAGCAGTACGCAAGGCGGCCGCCGCCGAGATCATGCCGCGCTTCCGGCAGCTCGCCGCGCACGAGATCGACCAGAAGTCCGGCCCGCACGACCTGGTGACGGACGCCGACCGCAAGGCCGAGGAGTACCTCACCGGGGCTCTCAACGCACTGCTGCCCGGCTCGGTCGTCGTCGGCGAGGAGGCGGTGCACGCCGATCCGGCGACGTACGACGCGATCCGTGGCGCGGCGCCGGTCTGGATCGTCGACCCCGTCGACGGGACCAGGCAGTTCGTGCACGGCGACCCCGGATTCTGCACGCTGGTCGCGCTCGCGGTGGACGGCGTCGTGCGCGCCTCGTGGACGTTCGCTCCCGCACGCGACGAGTTCGCCACCGCGATACGCGGCCGGGGCGCCGTTCTCGACGGTGTGCCCCTGCGCTCCGGCTCGCCCGAGCCCGGCCGCGACCTGGACATCGCCACGTCCCACCCGGACTACACCACGGACGAGCAGAAGCGCGCGCTCCTGGGCCTGCGCGTCGAGGGCGTCGCCCCGCGCGCGTGCGGCTCGGCCGGCCTGGAGTATCTGGCCATCGCCCGCGGCGAGCTGGACGGCGTCGCCTTCTCCTGGGAGGCCGCCTGGGACCACGCCGCGGGTCTGCTGCTGGTCGAGGAGGCGGGCGGCGCGCATCTGACCCTCACGGGCGAGCCCTTCCGCATCACCGGGGGCAACGCGCTGCCGTTCACGGCGGCCCGGGACGAGGCCACGGCCCGCCGGGTGGTGGCGCTGCTGGCGGCCGGAGCCTGA
- a CDS encoding gamma-glutamyltransferase family protein encodes MFTTRPTLQGTFGMVSSTHWLASQSAMAVLEGGGNAYDAAVAGGFVLHVVEPHLNGPAGEVPIILAPAGGEVRVLCGQGVAPAGATIDHYKGLGLDLVPGTGPLAAAVPGAFDAWMLLLRDHGTKSLADVLRYAIGYAEDGHAPVERVGETVETVRELFETEWTSSAEVYLPGGRAPMPGELFRNPALAATWRRLLAEVSAETDRVAQIEAARRVWRSGFIAEALVRQAERPTMDTSGERHTGTLTAADLADWSATYEAPATYDWRGWTLCKAGPWSQGPVLLQQLALLPPELPRYGSADYVHLLVEGCKLAMADREAWYGDAAEVPLDELLSEPYNAARRALVGDKASYELCPGSPGGRTPRLSGHARVVADGEPGFDALAVPGAGEPTVARAATEPGVAPDGGTRGDTCHLDVVDRWGNMVAATPSGGWLQSNPVVPELGFPLGTRLQMAWLEEGLPNSLTPGRRPRTTLTPSLALRDGVPVMAFGTPGGDQQDQWQTHFFLSVALRSEVRGGLDLQGAIDAPNWHNDSFPGSFYPRGMRPGSLTVESRMDEAVVEELRRRGHDVLVDEAWSEGRLCAVARDPRTGVLSAAANPRGMQGYAVGR; translated from the coding sequence ATGTTCACGACCCGACCGACGCTCCAGGGCACCTTCGGCATGGTGTCCTCCACACACTGGCTCGCCTCGCAGTCGGCGATGGCCGTCCTGGAGGGCGGCGGCAACGCGTACGACGCCGCCGTCGCCGGCGGTTTCGTCCTGCACGTCGTCGAACCGCACCTCAATGGACCCGCGGGCGAGGTCCCGATCATCCTCGCCCCGGCGGGCGGCGAGGTGCGGGTGCTGTGCGGGCAGGGTGTCGCGCCCGCCGGAGCGACGATCGACCACTACAAGGGCCTCGGTTTGGATCTCGTACCCGGTACCGGGCCGCTCGCCGCCGCCGTACCGGGCGCGTTCGACGCCTGGATGCTCCTGCTCCGCGACCACGGAACCAAGTCGCTCGCCGACGTCCTCAGGTACGCCATCGGCTACGCCGAGGACGGCCACGCGCCCGTGGAGCGCGTCGGCGAGACGGTCGAGACCGTACGCGAGCTGTTCGAGACGGAGTGGACCTCGTCGGCGGAGGTGTATCTGCCGGGCGGCAGGGCCCCGATGCCCGGCGAACTGTTCCGCAATCCCGCCCTCGCCGCGACCTGGCGACGGCTGCTCGCCGAGGTCTCCGCGGAGACGGACCGGGTGGCTCAGATCGAGGCCGCGCGGAGGGTCTGGCGCTCCGGCTTCATCGCCGAGGCCCTGGTACGCCAGGCCGAGCGGCCCACCATGGACACCAGCGGCGAGCGCCACACCGGCACGCTGACGGCCGCCGACCTGGCCGACTGGTCCGCGACCTACGAGGCCCCGGCGACGTACGACTGGCGGGGCTGGACTCTGTGCAAGGCGGGCCCCTGGAGCCAGGGCCCGGTCCTCCTGCAACAGCTGGCCCTGCTGCCGCCCGAGCTGCCGCGCTACGGCTCCGCCGACTACGTCCACCTCCTCGTCGAGGGCTGCAAGCTCGCCATGGCCGACCGCGAGGCCTGGTACGGGGACGCGGCCGAGGTGCCGCTCGACGAACTGCTGTCGGAGCCGTACAACGCCGCCCGGCGCGCGCTCGTCGGTGACAAGGCGTCCTACGAGCTGTGCCCCGGCAGCCCCGGTGGGCGCACCCCTCGGCTGAGCGGGCACGCGCGCGTGGTGGCGGACGGGGAGCCCGGCTTCGACGCGCTGGCGGTACCGGGCGCGGGCGAACCCACCGTGGCCCGGGCCGCCACGGAACCCGGGGTGGCACCGGACGGCGGAACCCGGGGCGACACCTGCCACCTCGACGTCGTCGACCGGTGGGGCAACATGGTCGCCGCCACCCCCAGCGGCGGCTGGCTGCAGTCCAACCCGGTCGTGCCCGAGCTGGGCTTCCCGCTCGGCACCCGGCTCCAGATGGCCTGGCTGGAGGAGGGACTGCCCAACTCCCTGACGCCGGGCCGCCGTCCGCGCACCACGCTGACCCCCTCGCTCGCGCTGCGCGACGGGGTGCCGGTCATGGCGTTCGGCACCCCGGGCGGGGACCAGCAGGACCAGTGGCAGACGCACTTCTTCCTGTCGGTGGCGCTGCGCTCAGAGGTGCGCGGCGGCCTCGACCTCCAGGGCGCGATCGACGCCCCGAACTGGCACAACGACAGCTTCCCCGGCTCCTTCTACCCCCGCGGTATGCGCCCCGGCAGCCTCACCGTCGAGTCCCGCATGGACGAGGCGGTCGTCGAGGAGCTGCGCCGCCGCGGCCATGACGTCCTGGTCGACGAGGCCTGGTCCGAGGGACGGCTGTGCGCGGTCGCGCGGGATCCGCGGACGGGGGTGCTGTCGGCGGCTGCGAACCCGCGCGGGATGCAGGGGTACGCGGTCGGACGCTGA
- a CDS encoding ATP-grasp domain-containing protein, with the protein MSRIDPLQPARIVVVEPASSGGATLIGVAAEMGLRVVVASADSGDRRLSDAVRGAAETVLTVETNDQAALEAAVRELHGQEPFEAVLAGSDIYVSATARVAAALGLPGLPVETVDRVRDKSVMRAAVAEAGLRTPRFAQATSDEELRAAAAHVGFPCVMKPVACSGSIHVSRADDMDQLAAAFQRLVTDPVPDMGQLHEHRVLVEEYVTGPEFSADGYVLDSGEVTLVALTRTLLGPEPDFVEMGHLTPAHVDSGTLEAVEAYVVDVVRAVHLTSGPFHCELRLTAEGPVLIEIGARLPGDRIVELLRLVTGVSLPKVAIATSLGLDLDEAGAFADPQAKSAGIRFFSAEGRSSYRELTGWQDMAALPEVTETSVYFAPGELIPGVEDCRSRLGHALFTADSPQGALDRWQALGDAVVAV; encoded by the coding sequence TTGTCACGCATAGATCCCCTTCAGCCTGCGCGCATCGTCGTGGTCGAACCCGCTTCTTCCGGAGGCGCCACCCTGATCGGTGTCGCGGCCGAGATGGGGCTGCGGGTCGTGGTGGCTTCCGCCGACTCCGGCGACCGCCGGCTCTCCGACGCCGTGCGCGGCGCGGCCGAGACGGTGCTGACGGTGGAGACCAACGACCAGGCGGCGCTGGAGGCCGCGGTCCGCGAACTGCACGGCCAGGAGCCCTTCGAGGCGGTCCTGGCCGGGTCCGACATCTATGTCTCGGCGACCGCTCGTGTCGCCGCCGCGCTCGGCCTGCCGGGCCTGCCCGTGGAGACGGTCGACCGCGTCCGCGACAAGAGCGTCATGCGGGCCGCGGTGGCCGAAGCGGGTCTGCGCACACCGCGCTTCGCCCAGGCCACCTCCGACGAGGAGTTGCGCGCCGCGGCCGCCCATGTCGGTTTTCCCTGTGTGATGAAGCCGGTGGCCTGCTCCGGCAGCATCCATGTCAGCCGGGCCGACGACATGGACCAGCTCGCCGCCGCCTTCCAGCGCCTGGTCACCGACCCCGTCCCGGACATGGGTCAGTTGCACGAACACCGCGTGCTCGTCGAGGAGTACGTCACGGGCCCGGAGTTCAGCGCCGACGGCTACGTCCTGGACAGCGGTGAGGTGACCCTGGTGGCTCTCACCCGCACGCTCCTCGGCCCCGAGCCCGACTTCGTGGAGATGGGCCATCTCACCCCGGCCCACGTCGACTCCGGCACTCTGGAGGCCGTCGAGGCGTACGTCGTCGACGTCGTCCGCGCAGTACACCTGACCAGTGGCCCGTTCCACTGCGAGCTGCGGCTGACCGCCGAGGGTCCTGTCCTCATCGAGATCGGCGCGCGCCTGCCCGGCGACCGGATCGTGGAACTTCTGCGACTCGTCACCGGAGTCAGCCTCCCCAAGGTGGCGATCGCCACCTCCCTGGGACTGGACCTCGACGAGGCCGGGGCCTTCGCCGACCCGCAGGCGAAGAGCGCCGGCATCCGCTTCTTCTCCGCCGAGGGCCGGTCCTCCTACCGTGAACTGACGGGCTGGCAGGACATGGCGGCGCTGCCCGAAGTGACGGAGACCTCCGTGTACTTCGCGCCCGGCGAGCTCATCCCCGGCGTCGAGGACTGCCGCTCGCGCCTCGGCCACGCCCTGTTCACCGCGGACTCGCCGCAGGGCGCACTCGACCGCTGGCAGGCCCTCGGCGACGCCGTCGTCGCCGTCTGA
- a CDS encoding lysine N(6)-hydroxylase/L-ornithine N(5)-oxygenase family protein: protein MSDHILDYAAVGVGPANMSLAALAHRIDGLRGACLERRESFSWHPGLLLPEATLQVSLLKDLVTLVDPTSPFSFLSFLSTTGRLYRFLAADFPAVLRTEFNQYLQWVAGQLPNLTFGADVRSVDFHDGAFHVRTDESEVTARHLVLGTGLTPSVPEPFRPFLGPTVFHSGEFLLRAPDVTGRRVVVVGGGQSGAEIVRHLATNSSAHSVTWASRRQSFLPMDDSPFANDLYSPEYVRHFHGLPADRKARLLERQKYTSDGIDLQVLQDIYRLSYRDEFIENAPGRLRFLPDCTVTALEGGPDEWKLFTDFTDSSGLDAPAALAADVVILCTGYAYELPEFMASLAPRLRRTDGLLDVRDDFSLAWDGPSENRIYLQNGARHSWGVADPNLSLLAWRSAVILNSMLGETRYAV from the coding sequence GTGAGCGATCACATACTCGACTACGCCGCCGTCGGCGTCGGGCCCGCCAACATGAGCCTGGCCGCCCTCGCCCACCGGATCGACGGGCTGCGCGGCGCCTGCCTGGAACGCCGGGAGAGCTTCTCCTGGCACCCCGGTCTGCTGCTGCCCGAGGCCACTTTGCAGGTCTCGCTGCTCAAGGACCTGGTGACCCTCGTCGACCCCACCAGCCCGTTCTCCTTCCTGTCGTTCCTCTCCACCACCGGCCGCCTCTACCGGTTCCTCGCGGCGGACTTCCCGGCCGTACTGCGCACGGAGTTCAACCAGTACCTCCAGTGGGTCGCCGGACAGCTGCCGAATCTGACCTTCGGCGCCGATGTGCGGAGCGTGGACTTCCACGACGGGGCGTTCCATGTACGCACGGACGAGAGCGAAGTGACGGCACGTCACCTCGTGCTCGGCACCGGCCTCACCCCGAGCGTCCCCGAGCCGTTCCGTCCCTTCCTCGGGCCGACGGTCTTCCATTCCGGGGAGTTCCTGCTGCGCGCCCCGGACGTCACCGGCCGCCGCGTCGTCGTGGTGGGCGGCGGTCAGAGCGGGGCGGAGATCGTCCGACACCTCGCCACCAACAGCTCGGCGCACAGCGTCACTTGGGCCAGCAGGCGCCAGTCCTTCCTGCCCATGGACGACTCGCCGTTCGCCAACGACCTCTACAGCCCTGAGTACGTCCGCCACTTCCACGGGTTGCCCGCGGACCGCAAGGCCCGGCTGCTGGAGCGGCAGAAGTACACCAGCGACGGCATCGACCTCCAAGTCCTCCAGGACATCTACCGGTTGAGCTACCGCGACGAGTTCATCGAGAACGCCCCCGGCAGGCTGCGCTTCCTGCCGGACTGCACGGTGACCGCTCTCGAAGGCGGCCCCGACGAGTGGAAGCTGTTCACGGACTTCACGGACTCCTCAGGCCTCGACGCCCCCGCCGCACTCGCCGCGGACGTCGTCATCCTGTGCACCGGATACGCCTATGAGCTGCCCGAGTTCATGGCATCCCTCGCTCCCCGGCTGCGGCGCACCGACGGGCTCCTCGACGTCCGTGACGACTTCTCCCTGGCCTGGGACGGGCCGTCGGAGAACCGGATCTACCTCCAGAACGGCGCGCGGCACTCCTGGGGAGTCGCCGATCCCAATCTGAGCCTGCTCGCGTGGCGCAGCGCGGTGATCCTGAACAGCATGCTCGGTGAGACGAGGTACGCGGTATGA
- a CDS encoding cupin domain-containing protein — protein MTVHQQPTEAYRALLPFLPTEVEPDGVTVAEADFARSCFSSVPFKMARFTVPPGGTSSPDQHAVREIWVVQAGSGTLVVDGERSSVVPGSVVGFPSQSVHEVFADRGEELVIFSFWWSAPDA, from the coding sequence ATGACGGTCCATCAGCAACCGACCGAGGCGTACCGGGCTCTGCTGCCCTTCCTGCCCACCGAGGTCGAGCCGGACGGAGTCACCGTCGCCGAGGCGGACTTCGCGCGCTCGTGCTTCTCGTCGGTGCCGTTCAAGATGGCCCGCTTCACCGTGCCGCCCGGGGGAACCAGCTCCCCCGACCAGCACGCGGTGCGGGAGATCTGGGTGGTCCAGGCCGGCTCCGGCACCCTGGTGGTGGACGGGGAGCGGTCGTCCGTCGTCCCCGGCTCGGTGGTCGGTTTTCCCTCGCAGTCGGTCCACGAGGTGTTCGCCGACCGGGGCGAGGAACTGGTCATCTTCTCCTTCTGGTGGTCGGCGCCCGATGCCTGA
- a CDS encoding NAD(P)/FAD-dependent oxidoreductase produces the protein MPDPNTAIPHYDLAVVGSGIVGALTAHHAVRRNPGLRVLVLTHAARGTGATRLSAGFDTPTGHSAAQRALAARSTALFAELAAELPDVQREPVDTYWLVGRTTAAALHTSMADGGRTSAVDRDGQRLLAETFPGLAHGDDEVLRASAPMTVGRPQALADQLLDGVLSRPGSALLEGFRVTAVRRAGGHIELVAADGSRVTADKAVVAPGPWALDGPVARAARDRGARVKKVVAFHIMSPPPPHAPALVFEDADAFLLPHHPGGHWIFSVTSPDWDRGPDEPLAIDARDRSLARALLERYVPGFLPHLLGGRVFSDCFTPGHLPIVDTVDDDDVVMAIGGSGSGYRLAPAMAEDALNLLYGSSRS, from the coding sequence ATGCCTGACCCGAACACCGCGATTCCCCACTACGACCTGGCCGTCGTCGGCAGCGGCATCGTGGGCGCCCTGACCGCCCACCACGCCGTACGCCGCAACCCCGGCCTGCGCGTTCTCGTCCTCACCCACGCCGCACGGGGGACGGGGGCCACCCGTCTGTCGGCCGGCTTCGACACGCCCACCGGGCACAGCGCCGCGCAGCGCGCCCTGGCCGCCCGCAGCACCGCCCTGTTCGCCGAACTCGCGGCCGAACTGCCCGACGTACAGCGCGAACCGGTGGACACCTACTGGCTGGTGGGCCGCACCACCGCGGCGGCGCTCCACACGAGCATGGCCGACGGCGGGCGGACCTCCGCCGTGGACCGGGATGGGCAGCGCCTGCTCGCCGAGACGTTCCCCGGGCTCGCCCACGGAGACGACGAGGTGCTGCGGGCGTCCGCCCCCATGACCGTAGGCCGTCCGCAGGCGCTGGCCGATCAGCTCCTTGACGGGGTGCTGAGCCGCCCCGGCAGCGCCCTCCTGGAGGGCTTCCGGGTCACGGCCGTACGCCGGGCGGGCGGGCACATCGAACTGGTCGCCGCCGACGGGAGCCGTGTCACGGCGGACAAGGCGGTCGTCGCGCCCGGACCGTGGGCGCTCGACGGTCCCGTGGCCCGGGCCGCCCGCGACCGGGGCGCCCGGGTGAAGAAGGTGGTGGCGTTCCACATCATGTCGCCGCCCCCGCCGCACGCGCCCGCGCTGGTCTTCGAGGACGCGGACGCGTTCCTGCTGCCCCACCACCCGGGCGGCCACTGGATCTTCAGCGTCACCTCGCCCGACTGGGACCGCGGCCCGGACGAGCCGCTGGCCATCGACGCCCGCGACCGGTCCCTCGCTCGTGCCCTGCTGGAGCGGTACGTTCCGGGGTTCCTGCCGCACCTGCTCGGCGGTCGGGTCTTCAGCGACTGCTTCACTCCGGGCCATCTGCCCATCGTGGACACGGTCGATGACGACGACGTGGTGATGGCGATCGGCGGATCGGGCTCCGGCTACCGACTCGCTCCGGCCATGGCCGAGGACGCACTGAATCTGCTCTACGGGAGTTCGCGGTCATGA
- a CDS encoding class I tRNA ligase family protein, whose product MSLLLTGDAYVPKHYLLVPPEATPNGPLHLGHIGGPFLWSDMIARHLRVRGDLPLVITGSDVYESYVTLKAHAEGSAPGEVAARYGRRIQDDLAALRIGVDAFISPDQDPWRDLFEHEVAGSIERLKGRGAVLTRKERVPYCDTSGRWVVGGWLLGRCPECGAGVASYFCEECSAHFLPESVVDPRPLLDEGPLTWREISSLFLRVPERDVLDATLAELGIADRYRQTVARFLERDGLTVRLSAPQEWGVPLPAPEPDVPHALFPYAGIFMFARLAGAVHGQLSGTGVNAFDPDSGVTTITTLGIDNVIPTLVSIVGTSLLHGDMKPYDRCLINHFYQLAGRKFSTSARHAIWAADVAASPAISADAVRYFLARADLESGPASFETADFLTTANATLADDLGKRIDAAWTRLPDGPPHAPAPAVAELLESLLAEQSAALDATRVDTRRAVAALDRWCADESVAHAADDGAYWWLKGLSLLAFPVMPDLAEQIWQALGGTGEPRASAFLAPTPADRHLAAPAFGRVEAADLDACLPDSMRPGAGA is encoded by the coding sequence ATGAGTCTGCTGCTGACGGGGGACGCGTACGTCCCGAAGCACTACCTTCTCGTGCCGCCCGAGGCCACGCCGAACGGGCCCCTGCACCTGGGACACATCGGCGGCCCCTTCCTGTGGTCCGACATGATCGCCCGGCATCTGCGCGTCCGCGGCGACCTGCCGCTCGTGATCACCGGAAGCGATGTGTACGAGTCGTACGTCACGCTCAAGGCACACGCCGAAGGGTCGGCACCCGGTGAGGTCGCGGCCCGTTACGGCCGGCGGATCCAGGACGACCTGGCCGCCCTGCGCATCGGCGTCGACGCCTTCATCAGCCCGGACCAGGACCCGTGGCGCGACCTCTTCGAGCACGAGGTGGCCGGGTCGATCGAGCGCCTGAAGGGCCGGGGAGCGGTGCTGACCCGGAAGGAGCGCGTGCCCTACTGCGACACGTCGGGCCGCTGGGTGGTGGGCGGCTGGCTGCTCGGCCGCTGTCCCGAGTGCGGTGCGGGGGTCGCCAGTTACTTCTGCGAGGAGTGCAGCGCGCACTTCCTGCCCGAGTCGGTCGTCGACCCGCGTCCCCTCCTCGACGAAGGCCCGCTGACCTGGCGGGAGATATCCAGCCTCTTCCTCCGGGTGCCGGAGCGCGACGTACTCGACGCCACTCTCGCCGAGCTGGGGATCGCCGACCGCTACCGGCAGACCGTGGCGCGGTTCCTGGAGCGGGACGGTCTGACCGTACGGCTCAGCGCCCCGCAGGAGTGGGGAGTGCCGCTGCCCGCACCGGAGCCGGACGTACCGCACGCCCTGTTCCCGTACGCCGGGATCTTCATGTTCGCCCGGCTCGCCGGCGCGGTCCACGGGCAGTTGTCCGGTACCGGCGTGAACGCCTTCGACCCGGACTCCGGCGTCACCACGATCACCACGCTGGGCATCGACAACGTGATCCCCACGCTGGTCTCCATCGTCGGCACCAGCCTGCTGCACGGCGACATGAAGCCGTACGACCGGTGTCTCATCAACCACTTCTACCAACTGGCCGGACGCAAGTTCTCCACCAGCGCCCGCCATGCGATCTGGGCGGCGGACGTCGCGGCGTCGCCCGCGATCAGCGCCGACGCGGTGCGGTACTTCCTCGCCCGTGCCGATCTGGAGTCCGGGCCGGCGAGTTTCGAGACGGCCGACTTCCTCACGACGGCCAACGCGACCCTCGCCGACGACCTCGGCAAGCGGATCGACGCCGCCTGGACCCGCCTGCCCGACGGACCGCCGCACGCTCCGGCACCGGCCGTGGCCGAGCTTCTGGAGTCGCTGCTCGCCGAGCAGTCGGCGGCCCTGGACGCCACCCGCGTCGACACGCGGCGTGCGGTCGCGGCCCTGGACCGCTGGTGCGCCGACGAATCGGTGGCCCACGCGGCCGACGACGGCGCCTACTGGTGGCTCAAGGGCCTGTCCCTGCTCGCGTTCCCCGTGATGCCGGACCTCGCCGAACAGATCTGGCAGGCCCTCGGCGGCACCGGCGAGCCCCGCGCGTCCGCCTTCCTCGCCCCGACACCGGCCGACCGGCACCTGGCCGCCCCCGCCTTCGGCCGGGTCGAGGCCGCCGACCTCGACGCCTGTCTGCCGGACTCGATGCGACCGGGGGCAGGCGCATGA